The Glycine max cultivar Williams 82 chromosome 12, Glycine_max_v4.0, whole genome shotgun sequence genome window below encodes:
- the TPS11 gene encoding LOW QUALITY PROTEIN: probable terpene synthase 2 (The sequence of the model RefSeq protein was modified relative to this genomic sequence to represent the inferred CDS: deleted 1 base in 1 codon), which translates to MSNVSSSSLPVFALDAKPNSNITRHTATFHPTIWGDYFLSYDPSSAEGDSDIKQVQQLKEDVRKMIVSPIDNNFSFKLNFIDSIQRLGVSYHFEHEIDRALHQIYDISTKDNNIISHDNDLHHVALLFRLLRQHGYRISSGVFFKFKDQTGKFNERLANDIQGMLSLYEAAQLRFHGEEILEEVHDFTLTQLTKSPTTQLSHFLAAQVKHSLGQSLRKGMPRLETRYYMSFYQEDPSHNESLLTFAKLDFNMLQKLHQIEVSSMTKWWVKDLNVSTKFPFVRDRIVECCFWILGVYIEPQYSLARRIMMKVIAISSIIDDVYDSYGTIDELEIFTDAIERWDICSLVDLPEYMKLCYSALLDVFEETEQEMRKQGKTHFVKYAKNEIKRLVQAYITEARWFHCNHTPTMEEYMQVATMSCGFAMLTIVSFLGMEDTTEEVLIWATSDPKIVAAASIISRLMDDIVGSEYEQERGHVVSSLDCYMKQHNTSRQDTIEELLKLVESAWKDINAACLNPTQVPMKFLMRVVNLARMMDVLYKDEDSYTNAGGIMKDYIKILLVNKIFD; encoded by the exons ATGTCTAatgtatcatcatcatcacttcCGGTTTTCGCCCTGGATGCCAAACCCAACTCGAACATCACTCGACACACTGCAACTTTTCATCCTACCATATGGGGGGATTATTTCCTTTCCTATGATCCTAGTTCTGCG GAAGGTGATAGCGACATCAAACAAGTTCAACAATTAAAAGAAGACGTGAGGAAGATGATTGTATCTCCTATTGATAAcaatttctcttttaaattaaactttatcGACTCGATACAGCGTTTGGGTGTTTCTTACCattttgaacacgaaattgatcGAGCATTGCATCAAATTTATGACATTTCAACAAAGGACAATAATATCATAAGTCATGATAATGATCTTCATCACGTGGCTTTACTTTTTCGATTGCTTAGACAACATGGATATCGCATTTCATCAG GTGTATTTTTCAAATTCAAGGACCAAACTGGAAAGTTCAATGAAAGGCTAGCAAATGATATACAAGGAATGTTGAGCTTGTATGAAGCAGCCCAACTAAGATTTCATGGAGAAGAGATACTTGAAGAAGTACATGATTTCACTCTCACCCAGTTAACTAAGTCACCAACCACCCAATTAAGCCATTTCCTTGCTGCACAAGTGAAACATAGCTTAGGGCAATCACTTCGCAAGGGAATGCCTAGATTGGAGACAAGATATTATATGTCTTTCTACCAAGAAGAT CCCTCACATAATGAAAGTTTGTTAACCTTTGCAAAACTAGATTTTAATATGTTGCAAAAGCTACATCAAATAGAAGTCAGTAGTATGACCAA GTGGTGGGTTAAAGATTTGAATGTCTCAACAAAATTTCCTTTTGTGCGGGATAGGATTGTAGAATGTTGCTTTTGGATTTTAGGGGTCTACATTGAGCCACAATATTCTCTTGCTAGAAGAATAATGATGAAAGTAATTGCCATATCATCCATCATTGATGATGTGTATGATTCCTATGGAACCATTGATGAGCTAGAGATTTTCACCGATGCAATTGAGAG GTGGGATATTTGCTCATTGGTTGATCTCCCAGAATACATGAAATTATGCTATTCGGCACTTTTAGATGTCTTTGAAGAAACAGAGCAAGAAATGAGAAAGCAAGGAAAAACACACTTCGTCAAGTATGCTAAAAATGAA ataaaaagacTAGTCCAAGCATACATTACCGAAGCAAGATGGTTTCATTGCAACCACACACCAACAATGGAGGAGTACATGCAAGTTGCGACTATGTCATGTGGTTTTGCTATGCTGACAATTGTATCTTTCCTTGGAATGGAAGACACAACAGAGGAGGTTCTCATATGGGCGACAAGTGACCCAAAAATTGTTGCAGCGGCTTCAATTATTTCTAGGCTCATGGATGACATTGTTGGAAGTGAG TATGAACAAGAAAGAGGACATGTGGTTTCAAGCCTTGATTGCTATATGAAGCAACATAATACCTCAAGGCAAGATACCATTGAAGAACTACTAAAGTTGGTTGAGAGTGCTTGGAAGGACATTAATGCAGCTTGTCTTAATCCTACTCAAGTACCAATGAAATTTCTTATGCGTGTTGTCAACCTTGCGCGCATGATGGATGTGCTTTACAAAGATGAAGATAGTTATACAAATGCAGGGGGAATAATGAAAGATTACATCAAAATTTTACTAGTTAATAagatatttgattaa